A single genomic interval of Bradyrhizobium sp. sBnM-33 harbors:
- the sucC gene encoding ADP-forming succinate--CoA ligase subunit beta encodes MNIHEYQAKALLHEFGVPISRGVPVLKASDSEAAAKQLPGPIWVVKSQIHAGGRGKGKFKEASAGDKGGVRIAKSVAEVNEFAKQMLGATLVTVQTGPQGKQVNRLYIEEGSDIDKEFYLSILVDRETSEVAFVVSTEGGVNIEEVAHNTPEKIVTFSVDPATGIMAHHGRTVAKALNLTGDLAKQAEKLVTQLYTAFVAKDMAMLEINPLVVTKQGELRVLDAKVSFDDNALFRHPEVAVALRDLTEEDAKEVEASKYDLNYVTLDGTIGCMVNGAGLAMATMDIIKLYGMEPANFLDVGGGASKEKVAAAFKIITADPNVKGILVNIFGGIMKCDIIAEGVVAAVKEVGLKVPLVVRLEGTNVDAGKQIIRESGLNVVPADNLDDAAQKIVKAVKGG; translated from the coding sequence ATGAATATCCACGAATACCAGGCCAAGGCTCTGCTGCATGAATTCGGCGTGCCGATTTCCCGCGGCGTGCCTGTTTTGAAGGCCTCGGATTCGGAAGCCGCCGCCAAACAGCTTCCCGGCCCGATCTGGGTGGTGAAGAGCCAGATCCATGCCGGCGGCCGCGGCAAGGGCAAATTCAAGGAAGCTTCCGCCGGCGACAAGGGCGGCGTCCGCATCGCGAAATCCGTCGCCGAGGTCAACGAATTCGCCAAGCAGATGCTGGGGGCGACGCTGGTCACGGTGCAGACCGGCCCGCAGGGCAAGCAGGTCAACCGCCTCTACATCGAGGAAGGCTCCGACATCGACAAGGAGTTTTATCTCTCGATCCTCGTCGACCGCGAAACGTCTGAAGTCGCGTTCGTGGTCTCGACCGAAGGTGGCGTCAATATCGAAGAGGTCGCCCATAACACGCCTGAGAAGATCGTGACCTTCTCGGTAGATCCGGCAACCGGCATCATGGCCCATCACGGCCGCACGGTCGCGAAAGCCCTGAACCTTACCGGTGATCTCGCCAAGCAGGCGGAGAAGCTGGTGACGCAGCTCTACACCGCCTTCGTTGCCAAGGACATGGCGATGCTGGAGATCAATCCGCTCGTCGTCACCAAGCAGGGCGAACTGCGCGTGCTCGATGCCAAGGTGTCGTTCGATGACAACGCGCTGTTCCGCCATCCCGAGGTGGCGGTGGCGTTGCGCGATTTGACCGAGGAAGATGCCAAGGAAGTCGAGGCGTCGAAGTATGATCTGAATTATGTGACGCTCGACGGAACCATCGGCTGCATGGTCAACGGCGCCGGCCTTGCGATGGCGACCATGGACATCATCAAGCTCTACGGCATGGAGCCCGCCAACTTCCTCGACGTCGGCGGCGGCGCCAGCAAGGAGAAGGTGGCGGCGGCGTTCAAGATCATAACCGCCGACCCGAACGTGAAGGGCATCCTGGTCAACATCTTCGGCGGCATCATGAAGTGCGATATCATCGCTGAAGGCGTGGTCGCTGCGGTTAAAGAAGTCGGCCTGAAAGTGCCGCTGGTGGTGCGGCTCGAAGGCACCAATGTCGACGCCGGCAAGCAGATCATCCGCGAATCCGGCCTCAACGTGGTACCTGCCGACAATCTCGACGATGCCGCACAGAAAATCGTGAAAGCCGTCAAGGGAGGCTAA
- a CDS encoding DUF1579 family protein → MADRLAAPTPLEEHRRLAVFAGEWAGEEMVYPSRWTAGGPATSHVVARMDLNGFYLIQDTRQMRDGKETFATHGVFTYDRDDRTYKLFWHDSLGYYSPAPASGGWSGKALILVRGSLRGNARHVYEVVDDNNYTMKIQFSPDAEGWADVLTGTYRRIH, encoded by the coding sequence ATGGCTGACCGTCTCGCCGCTCCAACACCGCTGGAAGAACACCGCCGGCTCGCGGTTTTTGCGGGCGAGTGGGCGGGCGAGGAAATGGTCTATCCGTCGCGCTGGACCGCGGGCGGTCCGGCGACCTCGCATGTGGTCGCGCGCATGGATCTCAACGGCTTTTATCTGATTCAGGACACCCGTCAGATGCGGGACGGCAAGGAGACGTTCGCCACTCACGGCGTGTTCACCTATGACCGCGACGACCGGACCTACAAATTATTCTGGCACGATTCGCTCGGCTACTATTCGCCGGCACCGGCCTCCGGCGGCTGGAGCGGCAAGGCGCTGATCCTAGTGCGCGGCTCGCTGCGCGGCAATGCGCGTCATGTCTACGAAGTCGTCGACGATAACAACTACACCATGAAGATCCAGTTCTCGCCTGATGCCGAAGGATGGGCCGACGTGCTCACCGGCACGTACCGGCGCATTCATTAA